The nucleotide window GGTGACTTTGCGGAAGCGGGCGGGCGCGGCGCCGTGGGACATCTCGGCCGTCTGGCCCGGCTGGCCCTTTCCGCAGTTCACGACGCCCCAGAGCGTCCAGTGGTCGCCGTCGCAGACGGCGTCGCAGGAGCCCCAGAACTCCGGCGTGATCCCCTGGTAGGTGCAGTTCTTGAGCATCGCGCCGCGCCGGCCTTTCCTGATTTCCCAGCCGATCTCGCAGCCGAACTGGAAATTATACCGCATCTGGTCGATCGACCAGCTTTTGTTCGTGCACATGAAAATGCCGTCCTTCGTATCCGCGATCAGCTCGTCCAGCGTCCGGTCGCCCGGCATCAGGCTTAAGTTCGTGATCCTGATCATCGGAAGCGAGGCCCAGCTGTCGGCGCGGCCGCAGCCGCGGCTGGGCTCCCGGATCACCGGCGCGAATTCGCGGTTGGTGTGGTAGCCCACGAAAATTCCGTTTTGAACGATGGGCCAGCGCTGCGCCCGGACGCCGTCGTCGTCGTAGCCGAAAGTCGAAAGCCCGCCCGGCACGGTCGAGTCGGCCATCAGGGTCACCCGCTCCGAGCCGTAGCGGAACTTTTTGTACTTCTCCATTGTCAGAAAGCTCCGGCCGGCGTAATTCTCCTCCAGGCCCAGGACGCGATCCAGCTCCGAGGGATGGCCCATCGATTCATGGATCTGGAGGGCGAGCTGCGTCCCGTCCAGGATCAGGTCTTTTTTGCCCGGGGGACACGGCTTCGCGGTCAGCAGCGCCACGGCCTCTTCGCGGGTTTTCTCGGCGTTCTCGATCAACGCGAGCCCCCGGACCAGCTCGTAGCCCATTCCCATGTACTGCCCGCCGAAGCTCATCGGGTAGGAGCGTTTCTGGACCTCGCCGTTCTCCACGGCGGTCGCGGCGTAGCCCGCGCCGGTGCGGGTCAGGGTCTGGTCGACGAAGGTCCCTTCGCTCGTCGCGAGCCATTGCCGCTCCCGGACGCATCCCATCGTCGACTCGGCGACCTTGATGCGGCGGTCCTTCCGGAGGATCTCATCGATGCGAAACAGCAGGTCCAGTTTCTCGCTCACCGGCACCTTGAACGGATCGATCACGAGCGGCGTCTGCCACGCGGTGTCCACGACGTCCTCTTTCGAGAGGCGGACGTTTCCCTTTTTAAGCTTCGCGCTCGCCTTCGCGATCCGGCAGGCCAACACCGCGGTCTTTCGAATGTCCTCCTTGGCCAGCGAGGGGCCGGCCGCAAAGCCCCACGCGCCGTCCGCGATCACCCGCACGCCGAGCCCGAGCGACTCGTCCTGGCGCATCTCGCCCAGCTCCCCGTTCCGGACCGTCAAATCTTCGACCGTCGTTTGTAGGATCCGCACGTCGGCGTACGATGCCCCGTGGCGTTTCGCGGTGTTTAAAGCAATCGCGGTTAAATCGCGCATGGATCTATCTCCTCATCCGTTGCATAAACGGGTCCTGTCCTTCGGCAGCCCCGCCTTCGGCCACCCGTTTATGCGTCGGGATACAGAACATCTTTCAAAACCTCGTCCCGCTCGAAAAATTGAACCCCCGGATCTTCACCGCCGGGCAGACGATCCCCCCGCCCCAGAAGGCGTGGGCGTAGGCCGTTTCGCGGCCCAGCGCCTCGACCCGGTTGAAGGCCCCGACGACGCTCTCGGTGAAGCGGAAATTTTTCACGGGATGCCTGACCTTTCCCTTCTCGACCAGGAAGACGCCGTCCCGGGTCATGCCTGTGATCGTCAACGTGACCGGGTCGAGAATGTTGGTGTAATGGAAATGGGTGATCAGCAGACCGCGGTCGGTCGACGCGACCATTTCGTCGACCGAGGAATTTCCGCCCTCCAGCATCAGATTGAGCGGCATCGGGCCGTTGGTATTGGGCTGCGGCAGGGCGTGGCCGGTCGAGGACGTTCCGGCCTCCTTCGCCGTTTTCCGGTCGTGCACGACCGCCTTCGCCACGCCCCGGTCTACAAGAACGACGCGGCGGCGCGGCATGCCCTCGTAATCGAAATTCAGGCCGAGCGTCCGGGGATTGTAGACGTCGTCCACGATCACGACCTTCTCGCTCAAGATCTTCCGGCCCAGCCTGCCCGACACGAAGCTGCGGCCTTCGAGATACGGCAGCGCGCCGAACCCTTCCCAGGCCATGAAGAGCAGAAGCTCCGCGACGGCGGCCGGCTCCAGGATCACGTCGTAGGCCCCCGGCGGCAGGACCCTGGGACCGCGGCCCGCCAGGGCCTTCTCGATGGCGACGGACGTCAGGGCCTCGGGGTGAACGGCGCGGATGTTCGGGTGGGTCGCGTCCGCCCAGCCGGAACTGTCGCGGGCCATCACCGTCACGCTGAAGCTGGCCGAGGTGTAGGCGTTGTACGCGAAGAGGCCGTTCGAATTCGCCAGGCCCGTCGCCTGCATTCCGTGCGAGAAGATCCCGGCCGCCGTCGTCTTTTTCTTCCGACAGGCCGCCACGGCGCGGCGGATGCAATCCACCTTTTCATCCGGCGTGACGGCCATCGTCTCCGGGACGGCATGGGAGAGCGGCCGGTAGGTCTGCGGCCCGGGGAAAGACAAGAGCGCGGGATCTTCCGGCTGGACCGACGCGATTTGAACGGCCTTCCGAAGCGTCCGCTCCAGGGTGGCGCGGTCGAAGCGGTTGCAGCTCGCCCGTCCCTGGCGCCTCCCCTTTTGAACGCGGATCACGGCCTCGGCGTTTCCGGTCTCGATGTGCTGCGAGACGATGTTGTTCCCGAAGCGGGTGAGGCCTTCCTGCTGCGCCGCGAGCAAGACCTCCACGGCCGTTCCGTCGGCCAGCGCCGTCACCTGTTTTACGATGTCGCGAAAGCGGGATTCGTTCATGATCGGTCAGCGCGCGTGTTGGTCGGGGTCATGGCCGGGGTGGTCTTCGTGAGGCTCGTCATGGTGCTCTCCCGGTGGGACGGCTTCGTCGTGGGTCTGCCCGCCGGGCGGCATTTCGTCCATCTGCATGCCGGGCATCCATTCCATGTTTTCCTCGTGGCCGTGGTGATGGCCGTGATGAACCTGTTTGGGGGCCAGCCAGGCATAAACGGTCAGGCTCAAAAGAACGAGCGCGGTCGCGGCCCCCAGCGCCAGCACCCCCTTGCGGTCCTTCGGATCGCGGCTCGCGCCCCGATCGAGCAGCGGCACGATGAGGATGAGCAGGAACAAAACGATCGTGCTGTACAGGATCCCGGCCATGCCCAAAAAATTTTCGGCGCCGTACTGCCAGAGATAGATCCAGGGCGGCTTGACGCCGGTCTCTACGGAGGAGGCCTCGGGCTGCAAGGGGGCGGAAACGAGCGCCGCGAGGATCGCGACAAGGCCGTAGAAAACGAGGCTGAACCGGATGATCCCGAACAGATGTTCGGAAAACGTCCCGCTCAACTCGGACTGCGGGACTTCGGGCAGTTTGGAATGCGGCCCGCGGGGAAGCGGCGAGATGTTGAAGACATGAATCAGATAAAAATGGCCGACGATCAAAAAGACCAAAAGCAGCGGGGCCAGCGAGACGTGAAAACTGTACATCCGCGCGCTCATCGAGACGCTCTTCGTCAGGCCCTCCCCCAGCAGGCCTCCGAGGGGACCCAGAAGACCCACGACGAACTGATAGTGCTCCAGGGCCTCGGACCCTTCCTGGTCCCACTTGATGACCGTCCCCGAAAAGTACGAAAGCATCGTCGCGGTAAAAAACAGCCCGACGCCGAAATACCAGGTCAGGGCGCGCGGGGCTTTGTAGGACCCGCTGTAAAATACCCGGAGGAGATGCGCGCACATCGATAGGATCACGGCCTGCGCCGTCCAGTAATGGAAGGAACGGAGCCACCGGCCGCCGGCGACCTGCTCCGCGATATAATGGACGCTGCGGTTGGCCTGGTCCGGCTGGGGATTGAAGAATTGGGTCAGGATCAGG belongs to Nitrospiria bacterium and includes:
- a CDS encoding cytochrome b N-terminal domain-containing protein → MSNGSLWNRLDQWTRLSRLSFPVPAHAKNLGYCLGGITLTGFALLFLTGLILTQFFNPQPDQANRSVHYIAEQVAGGRWLRSFHYWTAQAVILSMCAHLLRVFYSGSYKAPRALTWYFGVGLFFTATMLSYFSGTVIKWDQEGSEALEHYQFVVGLLGPLGGLLGEGLTKSVSMSARMYSFHVSLAPLLLVFLIVGHFYLIHVFNISPLPRGPHSKLPEVPQSELSGTFSEHLFGIIRFSLVFYGLVAILAALVSAPLQPEASSVETGVKPPWIYLWQYGAENFLGMAGILYSTIVLFLLILIVPLLDRGASRDPKDRKGVLALGAATALVLLSLTVYAWLAPKQVHHGHHHGHEENMEWMPGMQMDEMPPGGQTHDEAVPPGEHHDEPHEDHPGHDPDQHAR
- a CDS encoding TldD/PmbA family protein encodes the protein MNESRFRDIVKQVTALADGTAVEVLLAAQQEGLTRFGNNIVSQHIETGNAEAVIRVQKGRRQGRASCNRFDRATLERTLRKAVQIASVQPEDPALLSFPGPQTYRPLSHAVPETMAVTPDEKVDCIRRAVAACRKKKTTAAGIFSHGMQATGLANSNGLFAYNAYTSASFSVTVMARDSSGWADATHPNIRAVHPEALTSVAIEKALAGRGPRVLPPGAYDVILEPAAVAELLLFMAWEGFGALPYLEGRSFVSGRLGRKILSEKVVIVDDVYNPRTLGLNFDYEGMPRRRVVLVDRGVAKAVVHDRKTAKEAGTSSTGHALPQPNTNGPMPLNLMLEGGNSSVDEMVASTDRGLLITHFHYTNILDPVTLTITGMTRDGVFLVEKGKVRHPVKNFRFTESVVGAFNRVEALGRETAYAHAFWGGGIVCPAVKIRGFNFSSGTRF
- a CDS encoding TldD/PmbA family protein, giving the protein MRDLTAIALNTAKRHGASYADVRILQTTVEDLTVRNGELGEMRQDESLGLGVRVIADGAWGFAAGPSLAKEDIRKTAVLACRIAKASAKLKKGNVRLSKEDVVDTAWQTPLVIDPFKVPVSEKLDLLFRIDEILRKDRRIKVAESTMGCVRERQWLATSEGTFVDQTLTRTGAGYAATAVENGEVQKRSYPMSFGGQYMGMGYELVRGLALIENAEKTREEAVALLTAKPCPPGKKDLILDGTQLALQIHESMGHPSELDRVLGLEENYAGRSFLTMEKYKKFRYGSERVTLMADSTVPGGLSTFGYDDDGVRAQRWPIVQNGIFVGYHTNREFAPVIREPSRGCGRADSWASLPMIRITNLSLMPGDRTLDELIADTKDGIFMCTNKSWSIDQMRYNFQFGCEIGWEIRKGRRGAMLKNCTYQGITPEFWGSCDAVCDGDHWTLWGVVNCGKGQPGQTAEMSHGAAPARFRKVTVGVTA